GTATCTTTTTAACGGCAGGCCTAgcgttagcattagcattagcaagtCACCTATCGTTAGCCGCAGACATGTACATAGAATTTACTGCAAGAAGTGAGCGGTACATTTTCAGCAAGTTTAAACGGCGCATAAAAGTAAGACTGACGCAACAGTACATCACCTGGAAAACCGAATATACCGCACCGTAAGGCGAGCAGCTCTCCCAAACAAGCAAAATGAAGTTTCATTCAGTGCTGGGCTCAGTGTTTTCTAAAGATGGCGCGGCGAGGACGTCAATGTGTTTCCAGAGCCGTGCACCGGTCAGGGCGTGGGGCCATTTTTACCCTGAAACTGGCCTGGCAGGCGCAAATGCTCGATTGGGCTGCCGAGTCACTTTCCTGCAATGACATAAAACCAGTTACATTTGCCGTTTCATGTTGCTAAAAATTGCGACCACTTCATATCCATAGTTTATTGCGCAATTTTGTCTTGttatattgtattttatgttaCTGAGCAATTCTACTTTATTTGAGCTACTTTGTTATACGGTCGGTTCAATGTTTTGGTTACTGTAAACAAGTAACATTTTGAATGACTAACAAATAATTAACAATTTAGAAGCTCTTTCTgctactgtttattttattcataagacaCAATTACGGTTTAGCATCTTCAAATTTCGATTGGATAACTATAAATTTTGAGCATTTAagcatttcaacattttaattCACTCAAAAGTAACAAGGATTTTGACACATTAAGTCAAAACTTCGACAAAGCTTTGCCTgggtaaagttttttttccatcaccagaaacaaactttcataaaataaaacaaaatatgttttatcatattttacctttttctattgattgattgattgatttgcaagaaatcatttaaatatataaacctGAACGAGCCACTGCCTGAAAGCCCTAATccagggtttaaaaaaacacacattgccTTATGTCACTGCTACGGAAGTAAAACTTCAGCGCACACATGTAGGGTAAATTTGACTTTGAGCCGTTTTTATTACCTTTTTGTATTAAGATATGTGATGCACGAATCTCGATTATACACAGAAATCTAGGCAAGAATGCAGCTGTAAGGGCAAGTCCGAGGTTGTTGGGGGGTTTAGGTGATTGCTTCTTTAAACACGTGAGGCAGCAGCCTCCACTTCAGTCCAGTGGTTACCAGTAGAAAGCCTCCGAGCGGACAGTTTCTTCACCAGCTTCTTGGTTAAAGAGGTCAGCCCCTCATCCCGAGTCAGTGTTTGTTTCTGAgcatagtttgaaatgtttttgtgttttcgcAGACCATGTCATGCAGGTTGTTTTCATCCCTCCAGACTGTAACTGTGTGGGGTTTGATCTCAGCTCACTTTGAGGAGGTCAGAGCAGTGGACACAGGTACAATGAAGAGCTGAGCCCAAGCCTGCGATGATGTTTCGCCTCCGATCTGTGAACTCCTGCCTCCGTAGGCTCCTTCATGGAGGGGCGGTGACCAGAGACCAGGTGCTGGAGCAGCTGCAGGTGTGCTCTGCTGAAAACCATGTGTTTGATGTAGTGGGCAAGAACAAGGCTAAGCTCACAGTGGACCACGTGAACTATGCTGTGCGGTTGCTGTGGCAATTTCAGAAGGAGAGACCGGAGATGCTCCGGACTGTGGACCTCATCAAGAGTCACCAACAGTTCCTGACTCTTCGGGTTTTGGCAGAAAACAAAATAGATCTCATGGATGACTTCATGTTGATCGATATCCTCTACGCTTTTCTTAGGTACATGGTCACACATTATCCAGTGTATTCAGTTTATATGACTGCAAAGGTTAACATGCATGCTTTCCTTCTAATAGGCTGAATATGGAGCCACATGACTCTCTTATTCAGCAACTGGTTTCAGAAGCATGGCTAAGAATAGACCGGTAAGAAAATgttggctaatttaaaaaaaagaaaattgtgtaATGGTTAAAACACAGTCATGATTTACTTTTTTGCAGGTTTCCAATGGCTTCTCTGTCCAAATTTGCTgtctgcttaaatgatcagcacCTTCAGCACAGTCCTCTAATGGGCCGCATAACCAGCATTGTGAATGAGAGGCTGCCAACTATTGATGATGCCAGGTTTGTTGGGCAACCCATGATTTATCAGTGTTTTGAATATAACCACCTCTTGTTGTGTCGTCACTCCCCCCCGCTTTATTATGTTTCAGGATCCTGACTGCTCTGATGATCAGCGTGTCATCCCTGGTGTCTCCCCAGCTGCGGGACGCTCTCATCAGCAGAGCCGATCACCTGCTGCACACCACGGATCCCTCGAATTACAACATCCCGCGACGAATGGTGCAGTTTCTGCGCAACATCAAGTACATTCACAGACCGCTGCTGGAGAGGTGCAATGAGATCTTCCTGCGTAACATCCCCAGACTGGATGCAGAGAATCTCAGCATCATCCTAGGGCTGTATCAGTCACTGCAGTTCAACAACTGTGACTTCAGGCTAGCTGCTAAACAAAAGCTGACCGAGCTGATCGACTCGAGCATCGATCCTTTCTCCTTCACCAAACTGTTTGTTGCTCTGGCCCCTATGGCCACTCCAGAGATCAGAGAAAGGTTTGTTTCATTATCAGTAGCGTGATATGAGGGGAAATCTCTTTAAAGCAGTTCCCACTGACCTGATATCCACTTTGATTCTTTACAGGTTGGAGAACACTGCCCTCTTGTTGGCGGATGAGCTCAATGCACAGCAGGCACTGGCTGTAGCTGAAGCACTAGAAGAGATTCAGAGCAGGAACCTTAGCTTAATGAACAAGTGAGTTGTTTATGTGTTACCACCTGTTACAGTATGCCTGGTGTTGTCTTCACCTTGTGTGTGGTGTGCCTTATAATCAGTTCCTGGATCAGAGCCTTTGTAGCCTGACAGTAGAGATAATCAGTAACTATAACTAATCATTTTTCAGAATTGCATCGGTAATCCAGAGAAACCTTCACCTCTACAAGTCAGTGGAGGTGGCCAGAATCACACAAGCCCTTTTTCTGTTGCAGTATCAAAACCCCGAGCTCTTCGCCACACTGAGAAACATTTTGATCAAGTAAGTGTCTGCCAAAGGCGCAACTGCTGTTTCACAGTTTATTTGGATAAAATGCAGACTGACGCCCTTCTGTCTCTCAGGTTTTTGGAGCACAGCGTCTTCCCGTACGAAGTGACCATGCTGACCCGTGTGCTCTCCATGCTGCCCTGTCCGCGACTCGAGGAGGCCGTGGTCTCTCGGGTAGACGCGGTAGTGGAGCAGTGTAATCTCAGCGAGCTTAACACCATTTCTTTTGCCGTGGCCAAGTGGGTGCGCAACGATCAGTCCTACCGCCACAACACTCACAGCAAGTACGTGCGTCTGCTGCAGACGTTGAACCGCTGCGGGCACGAGAGGCTGCAAACAGCCGACCGGCTGGACTTACTGCTGGACGAGCTCAAGTACGTCTCGGGGGAATGGTTTGAGGAAATGCTGCTGGACGAAACCATGATCACGCTGCAGAGGATGATCGACCAAATAAACTGGACCAACGTCTCCGAACTGGCCTTCTTCCTAACCAGGATAAATCATCTCAGCCCTCCTCTGATGGACCGAATCGCCAGTGTGACTGTTGAACACATCCATAAGGTGCTTCAAGAGACATTCATTGGATCACTATGTTAAATACTGCATACTGACATCCTCTATTCTtcatgtctctttttttaagattCACTACTCAGCAACATACGCCACACTCCTCCCCTTTTCTGTCCTTAACTATGACCCTCCACAAGTAGACGAGCTGTATGATGCTTGTATTAAACGCTTCACTCCTCATCTCAGTAAGTTATTATGTGTGATTGCAgataatttttctttcttatttttaggCTTACACTCACTGTATGTACTTGTAGGCTCCTTTGACCCACATCTGCTGGTCCTCCTGGCATACTCCTTGGCTGTAGCTGACCATTTTCCCGAGGAACTGATCAGAGCAATTTTCAGCATAGACTTTCTGGGAAAGCTGGATTCACAACTGGAAAGTAAGCTGCCAGTTTCCTTAAATTTGAGCATCTGTGCCACAGCTTCCATAGTGAAATCTGATGGGACTAATATAAGTGTTTATATTGCTTCCTCCAGCCCTGCCCGATGCGCTCAACATGCGGACACGACTGCGGCTCATGGAGCTCAACCGTGCCGTGTGTCTCGAGTGTCCGGAGTACCAGGTGCCTTGGTTTCATGAGCGCTACTGCCAGCAGTTGCATAGGAAAGGTAAGAGGATGCCCTGAAAtcaaattttctctttttatgtaGGCTTGGTTTAAAACTGCTGCAACTTAATGCTATATCAGTTACATgggagttgtttgtttttagggaATGGCTCTGTGAGTcctgtgcagcagcagatccACAAAATGCTGGGTGAAGTTCTTGGAGGCCTTAATTGTGTTCAAATGGCAGTTGTTACGCCATATTTTTACACCATAGGTGAGTAATATGAGGTGACCGTATTTTCttacactgtttttcttttgtaaaagtCTTTAAATGTATTGAATGGACTGATTCAGTTCAAATATTATCAGTTTAACTCCTAATTAAAAGCCTTTCATATAGTTATATTAAATTTCTGGTCCTGAAACGACATGCATATGACACATGGTAGGAAGCAGTCTTCAATCAGCACCACAGGGTCTGTTACTACAAAGGAGGATTTTGTCATATCCAGATAACTTAAGGGTTAATAATCAGTTGTTCTGTTGCCAGTACACTCGCCAGTAATTGTGATTGGTCCGATGCTGCCAGTGCCACCCCTTTCTTATGAACATGGGGGAGGGTTAACTTCGCAAGTTGATAACTACTTTCTCAGGAAAATACCATAAACAAATCCTGATCCAGATTTCCTTCTTTCTCGAGGAGCTCTGCACATGATGTTGTCACGCagtctcatttttaaaaacgcGACACGtcactttgtctttttcagacTTTGAATGCAAACTGGACAAACACTTGAAGCCGCTGTCCTACATCGAGCCAAGCACACTGCAGATCTCAGACAGAGGAAAAGTTCACTGGGACACAAGCTCACTGGAAAACATCAGGGATGAGCTTCCAACTGGAGCTCAGCGGTATGGAGATCCTTATATGTACTTGTATTTACACAGATCAAGGATACTTAGTATGTTGACATCCTCACTTTGCCTTTTTCTCAGTGTCGCTGTGGACTTTCTTGATTCAAAGTACTTCTGCAAAAACACTCATCACATGAAAGGTGAAGCCCTGATGAGAAAGAGACACCTTGAAATTCTGGGATACCGTGTTGTTCAGGTGAGACAGTTTTACTCTGGTTGATGTTAAATGTCGTTCTCTAACTGCATCCAGTTTAAATACTAGCAATATTACAATACACCTGCTGTGCAGTAATTGGTGATGTTTCGGTTTCGCAGATCCCTCACTTTGAATGGAACTCTATGGAGCTTTCAACACAGGATGCCTGGAAGGAATATCTAAAAAAGAAGATATTCAGATAGCGTTCCTCCCGAAAGCCCTTATTTATAAAATCATGATTGAAATGTTGCTTTCAGCACCGAAGTCGGAGTTTCTGTGACTGAACACGCAGCACAGAAAATCCCCACATATTTAATTATAGTCTAAAGTTGACATGAGTCTACCTCATTCACCTTAAATGAGATTGTGTATTATGTGCTTTTGTAATTAATAAgattttttctaaataaaatctgaaaaattgTATTTGTGCTTTATATTTTCAATATTTAGATCAGTGAACTTTTGCAAAAAATGACTGTCCAGCTTTTAAACATCATTGCATATCTGTTACTTAGAACTAGTGTTTTAATGCATCATTATATGTTTATGCTGACACGTGTCAGATTGCACAGGGCCACACAAGAGTGGAATCCTGAGTTTTTGCTATCAGGGGATCACACATCCAAcagtatttagatttttttttttttaaagttgcttttatttttctgcatacATGATGTTGACCTCTTAAAACACCGTGTCTAAAATACCAAAGAGCCATGGTATatttgtgactgatttcaatacTATAAAAGAAAACCATGTGTTGGGGAATTCTCAGATGTGCTATAGAGCGAGGGTTCTCAGATTGTGGTCCATGAGCACAGTAAAATGCACTAGTACATAATTTAATCATCCACAATTAAAATGAGATTCacttaaaaaagtttaaacacTGATCTACTCTTCAAGATCACTTTCAGCACGgctatccttttttttttattcctctaTGTGCTTTCATGGGCTCTCTGCAAATGTTGAGGATGATGAGGCAACAAACAGCAGCTTTCAGTGGAAGAGTCACATCAAAGACTAATGCACAAATAATGTGTTCCAGTGTCACAGAACCAGATTTTGCCCCTTGCTGCTTCTTCCTTTTACCCAAAATAGAAATCTAGAGAAAGGATTTTGTGCAAGACTTCTAAAAGTAGAAGCTCTGCTAGAGAAGGTTTGGAGGTACACatgtgttgtgatattttgataccatggtagcatttacaggatattgttttatagtgatattatacaggaaaactgttactcaataaggcccatttactagttgtttttctctttctctgtgacccaagaattaatgtgtaagactcacaggctggtaccccaaggtcgaaaataccacagagacgagcccacttccttactcccatcctcccttccttATCCTTTAGAAAAGAGcttgttaaaggccaggtggtttgtttcagaattcactaatgaaagaactctgtattctatgtctaggagtgtattttgctgggatgatcataaattgtagctgaactgataaactacacaaaggatacttctttgctcagaaggcaggaagacgtttccttatttggtctgtaccggtttgaactgagaacctgctgacacacgaacctttttttcctctatataaactgttgtatactgaataaacctttgagttgattgTGGGAGAGCAACCTGAACAGTCTCTGTATCATTTTGTTCTCCTAACTGCTCCCGACGtcgtaactaacccagctgaacggcatacctgagcgttactttgaataattaggaatcttataaggaaaggacaaaactctgcttatcggtGCTCACGCCTTGGAGGAAACCCGATCCACGGAGAAACCCGGGACGGAGATTTCTTTCAACATGGACACTATGTATGAGAACTGAAATCAGGTACGCGTAGAGTAATGAAACCATTTTTCTGTGTGGACTCTAACCACATGCTGGCAGCCTAAAGTAGCACTCGGTCATTAAAACTTTATAACATGATGgtacattttattaaagaagggcaggcatgtgtgaaaatgagaaaaataacctgctgaataaaaacatgtacaGAGTATTCTCTATCCTGCATCAGTAACAGTGAACATGCATGATGTGTTGTTACAGTTTGGGCATTCTGGCTGCATTCAGGCGCATAGAGACACACGAGGCTCCGGCTGCATAACGCATCTCTTTGATCATGCCAGTCCACTGTTTCTTGTCATCTTCatatctattaaaaaaaaaaaaaaagagtcaaaataagtataaatgaattaaaatattttatccccccgaaataaaataaatatcatgTAGAAAACTGTAATACATAatgcaaaagtaaaataaaaaacatactgCCAGATGTCAATGACTTCAGAGGGTGTACACTCTTTGTTCTCATTCTCCACCATAGCAAAGCCTCCTACAGCATACAGCAGTCCGCCACAGCTCACCAGGTTGATTGAGCTCCTCTCCTGTGGAAAATCTGTAAATGGTGTCCACCTGCAAGAAGATGCACATAAATGTAACATGAAGCAATTCCTGTGTGCTTTTAATTTCCTGAAAGATCTATTTAAAAATGAGCTTTGTAGGCCTTACAGAATGCCTTTTCTCTCATCAAAACGCTTTTTTCAGATACCACTCGTGTCATGTCTGCAAAGTCCTTGCTTTCTCACACAGCCCAgaaacatgcatgttaggttagttggtgattctaaattggttgTAGATGTATTCTGAAAAGTTTGTCTCTCTGTATTAGCCCTGTGATAAATAGGTGACTTATCCAGGGTGCACCCACCTCTCAACGAGTGACAGCTGGGGTAAGCTCCACAACAATCTGCCAAGAGCATTAAAGACCCTACTGCAGTTTGTCCCAGGGAAACCAAATCCTTTCATCTTTCTGTCCAGTTCATAAAAGAACACTTCCAAGGGGGGTTATTTTCAGAGATAGTGCTGGTTGTCCATCATTTTTAGTCAACCATGCAGTTCTTTTAATGTTTAGGGGTTATTATCTAGCAGTCTAATGTTTCTAATCATTCTAATATCAAAATAAAGTTCTACTTCCTGCAGAGGTAATGCCTTTACAGGGCATCAGAGGGTGTAGTAACACAGGTTTCTCCAGCATTGCCTCTGTTGTGTGAACAAGGCTTAAATTACTTTATTGTAACTTCATCATTTTCTTAATCTACGAGAGACACCTCGAAGGGACGGTTGTTGTGAattagcactatataaatacaactgaatttaatttaatgacaGGCCCCATTTCTCCATGAAAATGAAGGGCTTTTCAGTTTTTGACTTTGCCCTGAATCTTTAGTTTGTCAATAATCATTATTTACTCCAGTTAGATTACTCCAGTTGGATTACCGCTCACCTTTGTACTGTTTAATATTGTCTCCTGGACATTGGCTActcatgtttgatttaaaaacagaaaaaaatggggGGTTGTGTAAAACCTTTTAATGGTAGTGTGAAAACAGTTTTTAGTGAatctatttttatgtttttaacagtATCTATATCTTCTACAAATCAGAAAATCTAAATCTGGTTTAAAAAAGGGAACTTGTATGGTTTATATTAGCAGCACCTACTTGTTGGTCCCAAAGTCGTAGGCTTCACACACAGCTGTCAGGCCTTCTTCATTGACACCTCCAGCAACAATGATCCTTCCTTTGTGGATAACAGCGCCAAACATGGATCTGGGTGTCTTCATGGCAGCGACCTCTTTCCACTCTGACTTCTTGTGGTTGTATGCAAACATCTTATTGATTGCTTTACTTTATTAACAGACAGAAACGATTCCAGGGAAGAGTTAATAACATGTGAAAATCGTGGTTTGACTTAACGTGTAAATATTTGGGGTATTTGCAGCCTTACTTCTCATCGGTTTTTCCTCCAATGCAGTATACCAGCCCGTTCTCAGAGACCACACAGTGGCCGTGGATTTTTAAGGGcaacttttttgtttctgtccatttcatttttctgttgaCGCAGATAATAAGGGAATAGGAAATGTTCAATGCAGAACCGTGAAGCAAGGCTTTTGTAAAATGTGTTGAACTTACTCGGTGTCATAGCACATGACGGTGTCGTGAGACTCGTTGGTCTGTAAGTCTTTTCCTGCTACAGCAAAGATGAGATTCTCAAATTCACCCATAGCAAAGAGACACCTGGGGGAGAGCATGGGTGGCAGAGCGATCCATTCAGCAGCAAGACTGTCCAACTGCAAACAATGATTTCAGATTAAGAAAAAGATTCAAATTGTTGCTTTAATATGAATTAAAGGAGCACTTTCTACCTGGTAGAAGTAACACTGCAGGGTATTCTCTTTCTCGTCCTCATCCACAAACAGTCCTCCCAGCACATACAGGTTGTTCTTCTTTGTTGTCAGACTGACGTGGTTTTTGGGGATTTGCTCAGCCATTGCTGCCAGAAAACATTCATTTTCCTGGACATCGTAGGCCACCGCAGCTGTGTCGTTAATCATCAGAACCACATCTCTGCCATACATGCCATATCTGCGGTTATCATTCAGGTAACCGGGCAGCTTcccctcctctccttcctctgcATCTTGCCCCTTTTTCTTCTCAGGTAGCTTCCCCGCAAAGGCTTCCTtgatgattttgatttttttctggaCCTCAGGATCAGCCTTGACGAGGTCATCTTTCTCCACTTTCTCCTTGAAGTACTTCTCCGGCAGCAGTCGGAAACGGATGAAGTCAAAGGCCTCCACCAAAGACTTCACACGCTTGTCCTTGTCCTTTCTGATCCACCTCATGAGACACTCGAACACCGCTTCTTCCTTTTCCACATTGAGCGCATCTGCTCCGATAATGGCAAAGAGTTCAGGTGGAGCAAGCCCCAAGAAATCATCATCCTTGGCTATGGTTTCAAAGTGATCTGCGACGTAATCTCGAGCCGCCATTGCCAATCTGGCACAATTCAGCATCAGTCCCAGTCTGTAGATGGCAAGGCAGCTTTTCTTGTTCAGCCTTTTCTGGAGATAATTCACACAAACTGTGAACACTGAGGGAATCTGGAAGCGATTGGCAGCAGTCAGAATATCCTGCACGTTGTCATCGTTGATGTCAATCTCTGCTGAGTACATGTAATTCACAATCACCTCCATAATATTGGGGTCAAGGTTCTCAAGAACAACCTCTTTTTGGCTTGATTCCTTACCGTCCTCTGAAAAGTAGAGCTCCCGGAAATAAGGACTGCATGCTGCCATAATGAGCCGATGGCAGGGGATGCTTCTGTCTCCGACCTTTAGGATACAGTCAATCAATTTATTCTCATTGAGAAGCTCCTTGAGCCCATCCTGGAGCAAAGTGCTCTGAAACAGACGAAGATCTTCCCTCAAACCTTGGGGATCCATTCTTGTGGGACAGGAAGTAGATTGAAGTAAGGGAAAACTGACCGTCCTTGCTGGTGAAGACAGAACTATAGACAGGCAGGTCTGAAGCCAGTTCAATATAACTGTGCCCCTCTAAATATAGCCAAACACCCCATCCATGAAGAATTCAGGTTGGCCAAAGCAGTGCGCTCACACAGCTGTCATGGAGTAAAAACAACTTTCGTCACCCCGAAAGATTAGTAACAACATTGTTGtaccaaacagaaaaacacatcatctccttattttattcacttttgactaaatttaaaaaaaaaaaaaaaaaaaaaaatcatccacaCAAAACACCTTTTAAACAAAGTGGCACCACAGTGCAATCCAGTGCTCTGCAGGTTTACACAAACAGCTGGCATCTATACCACAGCTGTGAGCAGGGACGTCTACATGTGGAGTGAGTCAGAATTCAGTGATAGTAATGACTTCTACGCTACAGTGTGCAAGCCCGTGTCGGTGTGTGAGGCATTTCCACAGGAGTTACCAAACAAGCAGCCGGGGGTC
This genomic window from Astatotilapia calliptera chromosome 16, fAstCal1.2, whole genome shotgun sequence contains:
- the fastkd1 gene encoding FAST kinase domain-containing protein 1, mitochondrial isoform X1 is translated as MMFRLRSVNSCLRRLLHGGAVTRDQVLEQLQVCSAENHVFDVVGKNKAKLTVDHVNYAVRLLWQFQKERPEMLRTVDLIKSHQQFLTLRVLAENKIDLMDDFMLIDILYAFLRLNMEPHDSLIQQLVSEAWLRIDRFPMASLSKFAVCLNDQHLQHSPLMGRITSIVNERLPTIDDARILTALMISVSSLVSPQLRDALISRADHLLHTTDPSNYNIPRRMVQFLRNIKYIHRPLLERCNEIFLRNIPRLDAENLSIILGLYQSLQFNNCDFRLAAKQKLTELIDSSIDPFSFTKLFVALAPMATPEIRERLENTALLLADELNAQQALAVAEALEEIQSRNLSLMNKIASVIQRNLHLYKSVEVARITQALFLLQYQNPELFATLRNILIKFLEHSVFPYEVTMLTRVLSMLPCPRLEEAVVSRVDAVVEQCNLSELNTISFAVAKWVRNDQSYRHNTHSKYVRLLQTLNRCGHERLQTADRLDLLLDELKYVSGEWFEEMLLDETMITLQRMIDQINWTNVSELAFFLTRINHLSPPLMDRIASVTVEHIHKIHYSATYATLLPFSVLNYDPPQVDELYDACIKRFTPHLSSFDPHLLVLLAYSLAVADHFPEELIRAIFSIDFLGKLDSQLETLPDALNMRTRLRLMELNRAVCLECPEYQVPWFHERYCQQLHRKGNGSVSPVQQQIHKMLGEVLGGLNCVQMAVVTPYFYTIDFECKLDKHLKPLSYIEPSTLQISDRGKVHWDTSSLENIRDELPTGAQRVAVDFLDSKYFCKNTHHMKGEALMRKRHLEILGYRVVQIPHFEWNSMELSTQDAWKEYLKKKIFR
- the klhl41a gene encoding kelch-like protein 41a isoform X2; the protein is MDPQGLREDLRLFQSTLLQDGLKELLNENKLIDCILKVGDRSIPCHRLIMAACSPYFRELYFSEDEIDINDDNVQDILTAANRFQIPSVFTVCVNYLQKRLNKKSCLAIYRLGLMLNCARLAMAARDYVADHFETIAKDDDFLGLAPPELFAIIGADALNVEKEEAVFECLMRWIRKDKDKRVKSLVEAFDFIRFRLLPEKYFKEKVEKDDLVKADPEVQKKIKIIKEAFAGKLPEKKKGQDAEEGEEGKLPGYLNDNRRYGMYGRDVVLMINDTAAVAYDVQENECFLAAMAEQIPKNHVSLTTKKNNLYVLGGLFVDEDEKENTLQCYFYQLDSLAAEWIALPPMLSPRCLFAMGEFENLIFAVAGKDLQTNESHDTVMCYDTEKMKWTETKKLPLKIHGHCVVSENGLVYCIGGKTDENKAINKMFAYNHKKSEWKEVAAMKTPRSMFGAVIHKGRIIVAGGVNEEGLTAVCEAYDFGTNKWTPFTDFPQERSSINLVSCGGLLYAVGGFAMVENENKECTPSEVIDIWQYEDDKKQWTGMIKEMRYAAGASCVSMRLNAARMPKL
- the fastkd1 gene encoding FAST kinase domain-containing protein 1, mitochondrial isoform X2, giving the protein MMFRLRSVNSCLRRLLHGGAVTRDQVLEQLQKERPEMLRTVDLIKSHQQFLTLRVLAENKIDLMDDFMLIDILYAFLRLNMEPHDSLIQQLVSEAWLRIDRFPMASLSKFAVCLNDQHLQHSPLMGRITSIVNERLPTIDDARILTALMISVSSLVSPQLRDALISRADHLLHTTDPSNYNIPRRMVQFLRNIKYIHRPLLERCNEIFLRNIPRLDAENLSIILGLYQSLQFNNCDFRLAAKQKLTELIDSSIDPFSFTKLFVALAPMATPEIRERLENTALLLADELNAQQALAVAEALEEIQSRNLSLMNKIASVIQRNLHLYKSVEVARITQALFLLQYQNPELFATLRNILIKFLEHSVFPYEVTMLTRVLSMLPCPRLEEAVVSRVDAVVEQCNLSELNTISFAVAKWVRNDQSYRHNTHSKYVRLLQTLNRCGHERLQTADRLDLLLDELKYVSGEWFEEMLLDETMITLQRMIDQINWTNVSELAFFLTRINHLSPPLMDRIASVTVEHIHKIHYSATYATLLPFSVLNYDPPQVDELYDACIKRFTPHLSSFDPHLLVLLAYSLAVADHFPEELIRAIFSIDFLGKLDSQLETLPDALNMRTRLRLMELNRAVCLECPEYQVPWFHERYCQQLHRKGNGSVSPVQQQIHKMLGEVLGGLNCVQMAVVTPYFYTIDFECKLDKHLKPLSYIEPSTLQISDRGKVHWDTSSLENIRDELPTGAQRVAVDFLDSKYFCKNTHHMKGEALMRKRHLEILGYRVVQIPHFEWNSMELSTQDAWKEYLKKKIFR
- the klhl41a gene encoding kelch-like protein 41a isoform X1; this encodes MDPQGLREDLRLFQSTLLQDGLKELLNENKLIDCILKVGDRSIPCHRLIMAACSPYFRELYFSEDGKESSQKEVVLENLDPNIMEVIVNYMYSAEIDINDDNVQDILTAANRFQIPSVFTVCVNYLQKRLNKKSCLAIYRLGLMLNCARLAMAARDYVADHFETIAKDDDFLGLAPPELFAIIGADALNVEKEEAVFECLMRWIRKDKDKRVKSLVEAFDFIRFRLLPEKYFKEKVEKDDLVKADPEVQKKIKIIKEAFAGKLPEKKKGQDAEEGEEGKLPGYLNDNRRYGMYGRDVVLMINDTAAVAYDVQENECFLAAMAEQIPKNHVSLTTKKNNLYVLGGLFVDEDEKENTLQCYFYQLDSLAAEWIALPPMLSPRCLFAMGEFENLIFAVAGKDLQTNESHDTVMCYDTEKMKWTETKKLPLKIHGHCVVSENGLVYCIGGKTDENKAINKMFAYNHKKSEWKEVAAMKTPRSMFGAVIHKGRIIVAGGVNEEGLTAVCEAYDFGTNKWTPFTDFPQERSSINLVSCGGLLYAVGGFAMVENENKECTPSEVIDIWQYEDDKKQWTGMIKEMRYAAGASCVSMRLNAARMPKL